In one Corallococcus sp. EGB genomic region, the following are encoded:
- a CDS encoding MaoC/PaaZ C-terminal domain-containing protein produces MARTFQVGDTFTHVRQCDRLRPVYYAGASGDYNPIHIDPEVGRLAGFNGVILQGLCTLGWAVEAVAAFVGDPGLVRRVKVRFSRPVLPEDTVTFQGRVTAIADGRLTTEVTATNQRGEPVLRGAVVETSLG; encoded by the coding sequence ATGGCACGCACGTTCCAGGTGGGAGACACCTTCACGCACGTCCGCCAGTGCGACCGGCTGCGGCCGGTCTATTACGCGGGCGCTTCCGGGGACTACAACCCCATCCACATCGACCCGGAGGTGGGCAGACTGGCCGGCTTCAACGGCGTCATCCTCCAGGGGCTCTGCACGCTGGGCTGGGCCGTGGAGGCCGTGGCCGCCTTCGTGGGGGACCCGGGGCTCGTGCGCCGTGTGAAGGTGCGCTTCTCCCGGCCCGTGCTGCCCGAGGACACCGTCACCTTCCAGGGCCGCGTCACCGCCATCGCGGACGGCCGGCTCACCACGGAAGTCACCGCCACCAACCAGCGCGGCGAGCCCGTCCTCCGGGGCGCCGTCGTGGAAACCTCGCTCGGATAG
- a CDS encoding MaoC family dehydratase N-terminal domain-containing protein has product MALDPKFVGRAYGPFTYEVGLEKLREFSLILGGSVPSAGTFGEPPAHVSPLLYSREAAQAGPYGDVIAFPSFAVVFAIRPFSAAIADPELGVDRVRLVHGEQELEFLDVIRPGDVLTTTGSITELYRKAGMDFLVVTTETRNAKGEPVVRGVWTAVIRPA; this is encoded by the coding sequence ATGGCCCTGGACCCCAAGTTCGTCGGCCGTGCCTACGGCCCCTTCACCTACGAAGTCGGCCTGGAGAAGCTGCGCGAGTTCTCCCTCATCCTCGGCGGCTCCGTGCCCTCCGCGGGCACCTTCGGTGAGCCTCCGGCGCACGTGAGCCCCCTGCTCTATTCGCGGGAGGCGGCCCAGGCGGGCCCGTATGGCGACGTCATCGCCTTCCCCAGCTTCGCGGTGGTCTTCGCCATCCGCCCCTTCAGCGCCGCCATCGCGGACCCGGAGCTGGGCGTGGACCGCGTGCGGCTGGTGCACGGTGAGCAGGAGCTGGAGTTCCTGGACGTGATTCGCCCCGGGGATGTGCTCACCACCACGGGCTCCATCACGGAGCTCTATCGCAAGGCGGGCATGGACTTCCTCGTCGTCACCACGGAGACGCGCAACGCGAAGGGAGAGCCCGTGGTGCGCGGCGTGTGGACGGCCGTCATCCGCCCCGCGTGA
- a CDS encoding tetratricopeptide repeat protein, with amino-acid sequence MNALRAKALVEAGLLLRLSGDTAGAERLFARALELDPDNVRARRLLGRDGSPEPGAAGGDTGWNLANPEQEVDWGAWAGPSTPGPVEEPLRESVSLPEGTGMRGDALDLLAEAHRTQEFGLPDTFAPVGGLPEGSEVERLLRGAEDLLALDDHSGAVELLRRAQSLAPENPRVEALRDRSERILMSMLEARLGDLNRMPRVRLQPDDIIWLNLDHRAGFVLAQIDGAVSFDDLFALSGMSRLDTARILAQLLDEGIIAPGE; translated from the coding sequence ATGAACGCGCTCCGGGCCAAGGCGCTCGTTGAAGCCGGGCTGCTCTTGCGACTGAGTGGCGACACGGCCGGCGCGGAGAGGCTGTTCGCCCGGGCCCTGGAGCTGGATCCGGACAACGTCCGCGCCCGCCGGCTGCTGGGGCGGGACGGTTCGCCGGAGCCGGGGGCCGCGGGAGGGGACACCGGGTGGAACCTGGCGAACCCGGAGCAGGAAGTGGACTGGGGCGCCTGGGCTGGCCCCTCCACGCCGGGCCCGGTGGAAGAGCCCCTGCGTGAATCCGTGAGCCTGCCGGAAGGCACGGGGATGCGCGGCGACGCGTTGGACCTGCTCGCGGAGGCGCACCGCACGCAGGAGTTCGGCCTGCCGGACACCTTCGCTCCGGTGGGCGGACTGCCGGAGGGCTCGGAGGTGGAGCGCCTGCTGCGCGGCGCGGAGGACCTGCTGGCGCTGGATGACCACTCCGGCGCGGTGGAGCTCTTGCGCCGGGCCCAGTCCCTGGCGCCGGAGAACCCGCGCGTGGAGGCGCTGCGCGACCGCAGCGAGCGCATCCTGATGTCCATGCTGGAGGCCCGGCTGGGGGACCTGAACCGCATGCCGCGCGTCCGGCTTCAGCCGGACGACATCATCTGGCTCAACCTGGACCACCGCGCGGGCTTCGTGCTGGCCCAGATTGACGGCGCGGTGAGCTTCGACGACCTGTTCGCGCTGTCCGGCATGTCGCGGCTGGACACTGCGCGCATCCTCGCGCAGCTGCTCGACGAGGGCATCATCGCCCCCGGCGAGTAG
- the dnaK gene encoding molecular chaperone DnaK — MAAEPEPLIGIDLGTTNSLVATVQDGQPIIIKNRTGQALTPSVVAVSKNGKRLVGSIAKRQAITNPQETVSAAKRLIGRKFSSHPVQDALRALTYQVVGGQHDDVRIRLAGRDLAVPEVSAMILAELKADAEAHFGRPVTQAVITVPAYFNDGQRQATKDAGRIAGLDVLRIINEPTAAALAYGFGRTVNGKIAVLDLGGGTFDVSVLEINNGVFDVVATGGDTFLGGEDWDQRIIEWMVFGFAKEHGIDLRKDRMALQRLKDAAEKAKVELSSVKETQVHLPFICTPPGGGAALHLQSTLTREKLEELTNDLGERLVGITSEVLGEAKVRPSDLKEVILVGGMSRMPRIVEQVRQYFRREPCKGVHAEEVVALGAAIQAHALVGQQSELLLLDVTPQSMGVAIAGGYVRRLIPRNTTVPTSATDVFATSKDFQRTVKIMVLQGEHELAHHNELLGEFLLTGLREAPRGQVEIEVTFDINAEGIVSVSARDRDTGLRQSITVTASSGLTEDELRRIMDEQRDWLVAARNTEELKSKRMELDILARDVVDALSRVRLMPGAGGLSPDVVARAEAALDHARQARGGEDVGALTRACESLAQSLPLLRSAGGRGTPGR; from the coding sequence ATGGCTGCTGAGCCCGAACCGCTGATCGGCATCGACCTGGGGACGACGAACAGCCTCGTCGCCACGGTGCAGGACGGTCAGCCCATCATCATCAAGAACCGCACCGGCCAGGCCCTCACCCCGTCCGTGGTGGCCGTGTCGAAGAACGGCAAGCGGCTGGTGGGGAGCATCGCCAAGCGGCAGGCCATCACCAACCCGCAGGAGACGGTGTCCGCGGCCAAGCGCCTCATCGGCCGTAAGTTCTCCTCGCACCCGGTGCAGGACGCGCTGCGCGCGCTCACGTACCAGGTGGTGGGCGGCCAGCACGACGACGTGCGCATCCGGCTGGCGGGCCGCGACCTCGCCGTGCCGGAGGTCAGCGCCATGATCTTGGCGGAGCTGAAGGCGGACGCGGAGGCGCACTTCGGCCGGCCCGTCACCCAGGCCGTCATCACAGTTCCGGCCTACTTCAACGACGGCCAGCGCCAGGCCACCAAGGACGCGGGCCGCATCGCGGGGCTGGACGTCCTGCGCATCATCAACGAGCCCACCGCGGCGGCGCTGGCCTACGGCTTCGGCCGCACGGTGAACGGGAAGATCGCCGTGCTGGACCTGGGCGGCGGCACCTTCGACGTGTCGGTGCTGGAGATCAACAACGGCGTCTTCGACGTGGTGGCCACCGGCGGTGACACCTTCCTCGGCGGCGAGGATTGGGACCAGCGCATCATCGAGTGGATGGTGTTCGGCTTCGCCAAGGAGCACGGCATCGACCTGCGCAAGGACCGCATGGCGCTGCAGCGGCTGAAGGACGCCGCGGAGAAGGCGAAGGTGGAGCTGTCGTCGGTGAAGGAGACGCAGGTGCACCTGCCCTTCATCTGCACGCCGCCGGGCGGAGGCGCCGCGCTGCACCTGCAGTCCACGCTCACCCGCGAGAAGCTGGAGGAGCTCACCAACGACCTGGGTGAGCGCCTGGTGGGCATCACGTCGGAGGTGCTGGGCGAGGCGAAGGTGCGCCCCTCGGACCTGAAGGAGGTCATCCTGGTGGGGGGCATGTCGCGCATGCCCCGCATCGTGGAGCAGGTGCGCCAGTACTTCCGCCGCGAGCCCTGCAAGGGCGTGCACGCGGAGGAGGTGGTGGCCCTGGGCGCCGCCATCCAGGCACACGCGCTGGTGGGCCAGCAGAGCGAGCTGCTCCTCCTGGACGTCACGCCCCAGAGCATGGGCGTGGCCATCGCGGGCGGCTACGTGAGGCGGCTGATCCCTCGCAACACCACCGTGCCCACGTCCGCCACGGACGTGTTCGCCACCTCCAAGGACTTCCAGCGCACGGTGAAGATCATGGTGCTCCAGGGCGAGCACGAGCTCGCGCACCACAACGAGCTGCTGGGCGAGTTCCTCCTCACCGGCCTGCGCGAGGCGCCGCGAGGACAGGTCGAAATCGAGGTGACGTTCGACATCAACGCGGAGGGCATCGTGTCGGTGTCCGCGCGAGACCGCGACACGGGCCTGCGCCAGTCCATCACCGTCACCGCCTCCAGCGGCCTCACCGAGGACGAGCTGCGCCGCATCATGGACGAGCAGCGCGACTGGCTGGTGGCCGCGCGCAACACGGAGGAGCTGAAGTCCAAGCGCATGGAGCTGGACATCCTCGCCCGCGACGTGGTGGACGCGCTGTCCCGCGTGCGGCTCATGCCCGGCGCCGGCGGCCTGTCACCCGACGTCGTCGCCCGCGCGGAGGCCGCGCTGGACCATGCGCGCCAGGCGCGCGGCGGCGAGGACGTGGGCGCGCTCACCCGCGCCTGCGAGTCCCTGGCCCAGAGCCTGCCGCTGTTGCGCTCGGCGGGCGGGCGCGGGACGCCGGGGAGGTAG
- a CDS encoding J domain-containing protein: MSAPNPIVGLGGRTDHIATVPHLDPARLQLSPEEGSVLALVGRVERIDAVLSRSSLGEARTIAVLLSLRAKGAIVPARVVQRAPPAAPVVDAAMAEEVDLDPEQKRDIIEMERSLDGMDHHAVLGVARGASPQEVKQAYYNASRRFHPDRYFGKNLGSFRARLERIFKRLTDAHNALSRQEPPRPPTPPPPAARPPTPPPAGRTVSGSGFAAVTAPARTVSGSGFAAVTPPAAPAPPPVAPPEDPESEARRAERQARLARHPYMARSHKLTELIARGKAATARGDFERAYQDFNHVLGLDPKNREVTQLLMEARRKHDLSRAQAEVERGQQLEMSGDFAGAQAAYKLAVSLNPDNPEAAFQAARVGRELTQDAQEVLKLAQRAVELKPGRADYQLLLAQLLLVAGQKKQAKHHFEEVVRLDPDNADARAALKKLRWTFT, translated from the coding sequence TTGAGCGCGCCCAACCCCATCGTCGGCCTGGGGGGCAGGACCGACCACATCGCCACGGTGCCCCACCTGGACCCGGCCCGTCTCCAGCTCAGCCCGGAGGAGGGCTCGGTGCTGGCGCTGGTGGGCCGTGTCGAACGCATCGACGCCGTGCTTTCCCGCTCCTCGCTGGGCGAGGCGCGTACCATCGCCGTGCTGCTGTCGCTGCGCGCCAAGGGGGCCATCGTGCCCGCCCGGGTGGTGCAGCGCGCCCCGCCCGCCGCTCCCGTGGTGGACGCCGCCATGGCGGAGGAGGTGGACCTGGATCCCGAGCAGAAGCGCGACATCATCGAGATGGAGCGCTCGCTGGACGGGATGGACCACCACGCGGTGCTGGGCGTGGCTCGAGGCGCGTCCCCGCAGGAGGTGAAGCAGGCGTATTACAACGCGTCCCGCCGCTTCCACCCGGACCGCTACTTCGGCAAGAACCTGGGCAGCTTCCGCGCCCGGCTGGAGCGCATCTTCAAGCGCCTCACGGACGCCCACAACGCCCTCAGCCGTCAGGAGCCACCGCGCCCTCCCACGCCGCCGCCTCCGGCCGCGCGCCCGCCCACGCCGCCCCCGGCCGGGCGCACGGTGTCCGGCAGCGGCTTCGCGGCGGTGACGGCCCCGGCTCGCACGGTGTCCGGCAGTGGCTTCGCGGCGGTGACGCCCCCGGCCGCTCCGGCGCCGCCCCCCGTCGCGCCCCCGGAGGATCCGGAGTCCGAGGCCCGCCGCGCCGAGCGGCAGGCCCGCCTCGCGCGCCACCCGTACATGGCGCGCAGCCACAAGCTCACGGAGCTCATCGCCCGGGGCAAGGCGGCCACCGCGCGCGGCGACTTCGAGCGGGCCTACCAGGACTTCAACCACGTGCTGGGCCTGGACCCGAAGAACCGCGAGGTCACGCAGCTGCTGATGGAGGCGCGCCGCAAGCACGACCTGTCGCGCGCGCAGGCGGAGGTGGAGCGCGGCCAGCAATTGGAGATGAGCGGGGACTTCGCCGGAGCGCAGGCGGCCTACAAGCTGGCCGTGTCGCTCAACCCGGACAACCCGGAGGCGGCCTTCCAGGCGGCGCGCGTCGGACGGGAGCTGACGCAGGACGCGCAGGAGGTGCTGAAGCTCGCGCAGCGCGCGGTGGAGCTCAAGCCGGGGCGGGCGGACTACCAGTTGCTCCTGGCCCAGCTGCTCCTGGTGGCAGGTCAGAAGAAGCAGGCCAAGCACCACTTCGAAGAGGTCGTGCGCCTGGACCCGGACAACGCAGACGCTCGCGCCGCCCTCAAGAAGCTGCGCTGGACGTTCACGTGA
- a CDS encoding aspartate aminotransferase family protein, which produces MQTPSPAAAPGNEALIQQAKQHLVQNYKQQPIALVRGQGTRVWDADGKAYLDCIGGIAVCALGHCHPEVVAAAKAQLDTLWHVSNVFYSQPQIDLATRLTEWAGLPRAFFCNSGAEANEALIKLTRKVMKDRGTPERFEILSFEKSFHGRTLATVTATGQPKYHAGFEPLPQGFRHLPFGDLEAVRRAVGPSTAAILVEPIQGEGGVRMAPPEFLKGLRALCDETGLLLLVDEVQTGMGRTGQPFGFMHHGIRPDAISVAKALGNGLPMGAMLCREELAVSLSPGTHGSTFGGNLVSAAAGNVVLRIMGAPGFLSDVQAKGEHFLAGARALQASLPEGRIKAVRGQGLLLGVELDRDVAPVIAKLREAGLLVNSAGEVTLRFAPPLIITKQELDEALGILQHVLSAL; this is translated from the coding sequence GCCCTGGTGCGTGGGCAGGGGACCCGGGTGTGGGACGCGGATGGCAAGGCGTACCTGGACTGCATTGGCGGCATCGCGGTGTGCGCCCTGGGCCACTGCCACCCGGAGGTCGTCGCGGCGGCGAAGGCGCAGCTGGACACGCTGTGGCACGTCTCCAACGTCTTCTACTCGCAGCCGCAGATCGACCTGGCCACGCGCCTGACTGAATGGGCCGGCCTGCCGCGCGCGTTCTTCTGCAACTCCGGCGCGGAGGCCAACGAGGCCCTCATCAAGCTCACCCGCAAGGTGATGAAGGACCGGGGCACGCCCGAGCGCTTCGAGATCCTCTCCTTCGAGAAGAGCTTCCACGGCCGCACGCTGGCCACCGTCACCGCCACGGGCCAGCCGAAGTACCACGCCGGCTTCGAGCCGCTGCCCCAGGGCTTCCGGCACCTGCCCTTCGGTGACCTGGAGGCGGTGCGCCGCGCCGTGGGGCCGTCCACCGCCGCCATCCTCGTGGAGCCCATCCAGGGTGAGGGCGGCGTGCGCATGGCGCCCCCGGAGTTCCTCAAGGGCCTGCGCGCCCTCTGTGACGAGACGGGCCTCCTGCTGCTCGTGGACGAGGTCCAGACGGGCATGGGCCGCACCGGCCAGCCCTTCGGCTTCATGCACCACGGCATCCGACCGGACGCGATCAGCGTCGCGAAGGCGCTCGGCAACGGGCTGCCCATGGGCGCCATGCTGTGCCGCGAGGAGCTGGCGGTCAGCCTCTCCCCGGGCACCCACGGCTCCACGTTCGGCGGCAACCTGGTGTCCGCCGCCGCGGGCAACGTGGTGCTGCGGATCATGGGCGCGCCCGGCTTCCTCTCCGACGTCCAGGCCAAGGGCGAGCACTTCCTCGCCGGCGCGCGCGCGCTCCAGGCCTCGCTGCCGGAAGGGCGCATCAAGGCCGTGCGCGGACAGGGGCTGCTCCTGGGCGTGGAGCTGGATCGGGACGTCGCCCCCGTCATCGCGAAGCTGCGTGAAGCCGGATTGCTGGTGAACTCCGCGGGAGAGGTCACCCTGCGGTTCGCGCCGCCGCTCATCATCACGAAACAGGAACTCGACGAAGCGCTGGGAATCCTCCAGCACGTCCTCTCCGCGCTGTAG